From Natator depressus isolate rNatDep1 chromosome 7, rNatDep2.hap1, whole genome shotgun sequence, the proteins below share one genomic window:
- the FAM241B gene encoding protein FAM241B, whose protein sequence is MVRILANGDIVQDDDPRVRANAQHRENTSWQEFFNVVPNAGHARPHQQAARPGGRSPFSKLNQQLVNMGFPLWNLGNQVVEPVMSILLLFLLMMVGVRGLLLVGLIYVVSHLSQR, encoded by the exons ATGGTCCGGATTTTGGCCAATGGAGATATTGTACAGGATGATGACCCCCGGGTGAGAGCAAATGCACAGCACAGGGAGAACACCTCCTGGCAG GAGTTTTTCAACGTGGTGCCTAATGCAGGCCATGCTCGACCGCACCAGCAGGCTGCCAGGCCTGGGGGGCGCtctccattttcaaaactgaaccAGCAGCTAGTGAACATGGGATTCCCCCTCTGGAACCTTGGGAACCAGGTGGTGGAGCCGGTGATGTCcatcctgctgctcttcctcctcaTGATGGTGGGCGTGCGTGGCCTCCTCTTGGTGGGCCTTATCTACGTGGTCTCACACCTGAGCCAGCGGTGA